The following proteins are encoded in a genomic region of Peromyscus eremicus chromosome 14, PerEre_H2_v1, whole genome shotgun sequence:
- the LOC131923893 gene encoding coiled-coil domain-containing protein 170-like, with translation MSRPLQSLTHSDPGRLANSQTKEACEAKPSEARHQSLLSARENVPVLRNIQNKIFIKETSLQEMKTELESYKESNAQQLLQIMSLRDDVKNLQDLIASLMKVKILQNTNSQNIERGNWDLTERVTDLENRLREHLVERERMGRKAELEKRWPCSSRFSPCPNLKGPEDSLDIFPVKDNGEVSNFERDIIYSEGPIDEQDVGGKCPHDLTHKEKLTSEFDRPPYSCSWETTPEQAHHQDFLGQLATLLSDSIGPILATEEAVKERIQEMGANEQLWKSKSEALQQEIQTLTKKLEQLYHLYEEAAERSPQTEESYTGQKRPLQHLEEKGAVSSPLRSVDMGRKKENSRTRTAQADKHRKFKQLEVLLDIEQNSKMTAGPGMEEKIQKLQKQLSDLKLSNKNMKTQLTRINVLKDKTIERLRQSVTKVETGKEKAAAQTDNLKTLSDPAEPAAGSEKERARQTTPAHQTPAHQTMPVHQMTPPRGPPEPSATRSTPKGVSGREQELADFRETIMKLLGFNVKTADKEVINQLKLVIQVYEISNKSKTASHCETGQDK, from the exons ATGTCAAGGCCACTCCAGTCTTTAACTCACTCAGATCCAGGGAGGCTTGCTAATAGCCAAACCAAAGAGGCCTGTGAGGCGAAGCCATCAGAAGCCAGGCACCAATCACTTCTATCAGCTCGGGAAAACGTCCCAGTG CTGAgaaatattcaaaacaaaattttcataaaagaaacttCATTGCAAGAAATGAAGACCGAGTTAGAGAGTTACAAAGAAAGTAATGCCCAGCAGTTGCTACAGATAATGTCCCTGAGAGATGACGTCAAGAACCTCCAAGACCTTATTGCTTCTCTAATGAAAGTTAAGATTTTGCAAAACACAAATTCTCAGAATATTGAAAGAGGCAACTGGGACCTAACTGAGCGAGTTACAGACCTCGAGAACCGCCTAAG AGAACatctggtggaaagagagaggatggggagaaaggcagagctggagaaaagGTGGCCTTGCTCCAGCAGATTCTCTCCTTGTCCGAATCTGAAAGGACCAGAAGATTCCTTGGATATTTTCCCTGTGAAG GACAATGGTGAAGTCTCCAATTTTGAGAGAGACATTATTTACTCTGAAGGACCAATTGATGAGCAAGACGTTGGGGGTAAATGTCCACACGATTTGACccacaaagaaaaattaacatcTGAGTTCGACAGACCTCCATATTCCTGCAGCTGGGAAACCACACCTGAGCAAGCCCATCACCAGGATTTCCTTGGTCAGTTGGCTACTCTCCTGAGTGACAGCATTGGCCCCATACTAGCCACAGAGGAAGCAGTGAAAGAGAGGATCCAGGAAATGGGTGCAAATGAACAGTTGTGGAAATCT AAATCAGAAGCCCTGCAGCAGGAAATTCAGACGCTCACTAAGAAACTGGAGCAGCTCTACCACCTCTATGAAGAAGCTGCCGAAAGGTCACCCCAAACTGAAGAAAGTTATACGGGACAGAAGAGACCCTTGCAACATCTGGAAGAAAAGGGTGCTGTTAGCTCCCCTCTGAGGAGTGTAGACATGGGCAGGAAGAAG GAAAACTCCAGGACTCGGACTGCGCAGGCAGATAAACACCGGAAGTTCAAACAATTGGAAGTATTATTGGATATCGAGCAGAATTCAAAGATGACTGCCGGCCCAGGAATGGAGGAGAAAATTCAGAAGCTTCAGAAGCAGCTTAGTGATTTGAAGTTGTcgaataaaaacatgaaaactcAACTGACGAGAATAAACGTCCTTAAA GACAAGACAATTGAGAGGCTCAGGCAATCTGTAACAAAAGTCGAAACGGGGAAAGAGAAGGCAGCTGCCCAAACAGACAACCTGAAGACCCTGTCAGACCCGGCGGAGCCGGCAGCCGGATCAGAGAAGGAGAGGGCCCGCCAGACGACGCCAGCCCACCAGACACCAGCCCACCAGACGATGCCAGTCCACCAGATGACGCCACCCCGGGGCCCTCCTGAGCCCTCCGCCACCAGGAGCACACCGAAAGGGGTCTCAGGACGAGAGCAAGAG